The Candidatus Poribacteria bacterium genome includes a region encoding these proteins:
- a CDS encoding ABC transporter ATP-binding protein, whose product MLIDVRNLTKIYQMGDVQVHALRGVSFTITQGEFLAIMGPSGSGKSTMMDILGCLATPTSGDYFLEGEEVGKLSDNRLADIRNKKIGFVFQSFNLLPRTSALNNVELPLIYSGLGRKERKRRAFESLEAVGLADRVDHKSTELSGGQIQRVAIARALVNKPSMIFADEPTGNLDTRSGEEIMAIFNRLNDEGNTIIMVTHEAEVAEHAKRVLHIRDGLIERDVRQNGYEETAAD is encoded by the coding sequence ATGTTAATAGATGTACGAAATTTAACAAAAATCTACCAGATGGGCGATGTACAGGTACATGCACTCCGAGGTGTGAGCTTCACCATAACACAAGGCGAATTCCTCGCTATTATGGGACCCTCTGGTTCCGGTAAATCAACCATGATGGATATATTGGGGTGTCTCGCAACGCCTACATCAGGTGATTACTTCCTTGAAGGGGAAGAGGTCGGCAAACTTTCCGATAATCGTCTCGCGGACATTCGCAATAAGAAGATCGGTTTTGTTTTTCAATCATTTAACCTGCTACCACGGACCAGCGCACTCAACAATGTTGAATTGCCACTGATTTACTCGGGTTTGGGTAGAAAGGAACGCAAACGACGCGCATTTGAGTCCTTGGAAGCTGTCGGTTTAGCTGATCGCGTGGATCATAAGTCGACCGAGTTATCGGGCGGGCAAATTCAACGCGTCGCAATCGCGCGGGCTTTAGTCAATAAACCCTCAATGATTTTTGCCGATGAACCGACAGGAAACTTGGACACGCGCTCCGGTGAAGAAATTATGGCGATCTTCAACAGGTTGAACGATGAAGGAAATACCATCATCATGGTGACACATGAGGCTGAAGTCGCTGAACACGCAAAACGGGTACTCCATATCCGAGACGGGTTAATTGAACGAGATGTCAGGCAGAATGGATATGAGGAAACTGCTGCTGATTGA